Part of the Fibrobacter sp. genome is shown below.
GAAGCTTTTCGTCGTAGTCCTTGAAACGCTTTGCAATCTGGGTCCAGTAGGCTTTCTGCTTGGCGTTGACTTCGGTCTTCTTGTCGTCTTTCAGGTTTTCTTCCAGCCAGCCGCCGTCCCAATGAATGTTCAAAACGGTGTAGAGGCCAGCCTTGACGCAATAGTCTACAACGGTCTGGACAGAGTCCATCCAGCTTTCGTTAATGACGCTGTTTGTGGCGTGGGAATCCCAGGCGCAGGGAATGCGGATGGTGTTAAAGCCAGCGGCCTTAACGCCCTTGATATAAGCCTCTGTTGGGAACTTGTTTCCCCAGAGGGTGGGATTCCCGGGGACTTCCATTGTGTTCCCGATATTGATTCCCAAACCCATTTTTTCAAAGATTTGCTGGGCGGTAGGCAGGTCTGCAGCGAAGGCAGAAGACATGGTTGCTGCGGAAAGGACAGCTAAAAATTTGGACGTTTTGGTCCAGTGTTTAAATGAATACATCACAACTCCCTTTTTAACACCGACCATAATATAAGTTTTGGAAGATACGGGCGCATATAAAAATTTTTCAAAATTCATTGACAAAAAATCAATAAAAAACTCAAAACTATGACAAGTGTATTATTGCTCGGCACGAAAAAAGCCCCGTCGGGATAGACGGAGCCATGTTGTTGTTGCACAAAATGGTGCTTGAATTTGACTTCGCGAAGTTTAGTGAGCCATCTGGCTGCCAATAATCACGATGGCATTGCAGACCACCAGCAATCCGATGATCAAAAGGATGGCGGTCTTGGTGGACATTTTCTTCTTGGGTTCGTTTGCCATATTTTTCCTCTTTTGGGGTGGGCGCGCTTGGGCTCGGTTCAATGGGTTAATGTGCAATAAGCCAGTTTTCGCCGAAACCGACGCTGGCGACTAATGGTACCTGGAGCTGCATGGCGTTTTCCATTTCGGATTTTACCATGGCGCTCAGTTCCTCGACGCGGTCCTTGGGGCATTCAAATACAAGTTCGTCGTGAACCTGCAGCATCATGCGGAGGGGGAGTTGTTCGTCGTTGATGTGTTTCTGGATGCGGATCATGGCGATCTTGATGAGGTCGGCGGCACTGCCCTGCACGGGGGTGTTCACAGCCATGCGTTCTGCCATCTGGGATTCCATGCGGTCGGAACTGTCGATGCCTGCGATGTAGCGGCGGCGACCTGTAAGGGTTTCTACGTAACCGTCGCGGTGGGCTGTTGCCTTGGTGCTTTCGATAAAGTCTTGAACGCCCTGGTACATGTCGAAGTAGCCGGTAATAAAGTCCTTGGCCTGGCCCATGGGAATTTTCAGGTCGCGGCTGAGGCGGAAGGCGGTCATGCCGTAAAGTACGCCGAAGTTCACCACCTTGGCGTCGCGGCGCATGTCGCTGGTGACGTTTTCCAGAGGTACGCCGTAAATCGCCGCCGCGGTGCGGGCGTGAATGTCGATGCCGTTCTTGTAGGAATCGATGAGGGCCTGGTCTCCACTCAAGTGCGCCAGCATACGCAATTCAATCTGGGAGTAGTCCACAGCGAGAATGACGTTGTCCGGATTCTGCGGGACGAATGCGGCGCGGATTTTTTTGCCCAAGTCGCTACGAACAGGAATGTTCTGCAGGTTGGGATCGCGACTGCTCAAGCGGCCCGTTGCTGTACCCCATTGGATAAAGCTGGTGTGAATGCGCTTGGTCTCGGGGTTCACTAGGGTGGGAAGCACCGAGATGTAGGTGCTTTGCATCTTCTTCAGTTCGCGGTATTCGATGATGGAGAAAACGATGGGGTGGGCGGTCTTGAAACTCAGTTCCTCAAGGACGGCGGCGTCGGTACTGCGCTTCTTGATTTCGGGCAGGCCCAGGGTGTCGAAAAGAACTTCGCCCAACTGCTTGGGGCTTCCGATGTTGAATTCGCAACCGGCCATGTCGCAGATTTCTTTTTCAAGATTTTCAATGCGGCGTTGCAGTTCCTGTTCCAAACGCTTTAGGGTAGGAACGTCGATGGCTATGCCCTCGGATTCCATCTGGAAAAGAACTTTCAGCAAAGGCATTTCCTGGTTGAAGAAATACTTTTCGTAGTCCAATTTCTGAAGTTCCTTTTGGAGGGGCGCCCACAAACGCAAGGTGTAAACCGCGTCTTCGGCGCCGTATTCGGTGGCCTCGGGAACGCGGGTGCGGTTGAAGGTAATCTGGCTCTTGCCGCGGCCAATGAGATTCTCGATGGGAATCATTTCGTGTTGCAGCTTCTGCATCACCATGTTGTCAAGGCCAAGTCCTGTGGCGCCCGGAGAAAGCATCCAGGCGGCGATCAGGGTGTCTACAATGTTTGCCTTTTCAATTTGAGCGATGGTCAAGCCGAATGCTCGTGCCAAAACATGAAGGTCAAATTTTGCATTATGGAAAACGAAGGTGTGTTTCTCGTCCCAGAATTCGATGAACCAGTTCTTGACCAGGTTCACGTCGAAGTTTCCGTTCTTGCCCGCGGGGAGCGGGAACCCGATTTCATCGGTGTGATTCAAGGGAATGTAGTAACCCTTGCTTACGGTGGCCGCGCTATTCTCAGCCGAATCCTCGGTGGGGTCAGCAGCAGCTAGGCACAAGCCCACGATGTTGCATTGCATGGGGTCAAGGCCGTCGGTTTCCGTATCTACGCCAATCAAGTTAGATGCCGCAAATTCTGCCTTCATCTGTTCGAAGATTTCATTGGAATCTACGCAAATGTAGGTGGGCGGAACATCTTTCGGTAGGTCAAAGTCTGCGCTGACAACTTCTGCGGCAGCTCCGTCTACGGCGCTTGCGGAATCGGAACCCTCGCTCTTCACAAACCCTGTCTTGCTGGGAATGTTCTCCAGCAAACGCAACAGGCTGTTGATTTCGTGCTCCTTGAACATTTCTGCCAAGGTGTCTACGTGAATGCCGTTGTATTCCAGTGCGTCCAGGTTTCCACTGAAAGCTCGCTTGGTCTGCAAGGTTACAAGTTCGCGGCTCAGGAATGCCTGTTCGCGGTTGTTTGCCAAATTGTCGTGCAAACCTTTCTTCTTGATGTTATCGATGTTGGCGTAAATGTTGTCCATGTCGCCGTATTCTTCAAGAAGGGTAATGGCGGTCTTGGGGCCAACCTTCGGGACGCCGGGTACGTTATCGCTGGCGTCGCCCATCAATGCCAGGTAGTCGCGAATTTTTTCAGGAGGTAAACCGTACTTTTCGACGACTTGTTCCGGGCCGAAATCGATGCCGTCGGCGCCTTTTTCCAAATGGAACAAGTGAATCTTGTCGTTTACGATCTGGCTCATGTCCTTATCTTTACTGATGATAAGGATTCGATCAAATCCTGCTTCTGCTGCAGCTACGGCGGTACTTGCCATTACGTCGTCGGCTTCGTAGCCGGGCTCAGACAAAAGGGGAATTCCGCTGGCGGCAAGGCTTTCGCCAAGCAACGGCATTTGGGCTGCCATTTCTTCGGGCATGGGGCCGCGATTGGCCTTGTAGTCGGGGTAAAGTTCGTGGCGGAAAGTCTTGGTGTGTGCTACATCTCGGGCAATGGCAAAGTGTGTCGGCTTGTGCTTTGCAAGAATGCGCAACACTGCACCCCAGTAGCCGTGCATCATGGAAACGTCTTCGTCCTTGCTGTTCTTCAGCGGGTTCTGCGAATAAGCGTAGAACATGCGGAAAGCAAGAGCGTATGAATCAAGAAGTAGTAAAGTCTTTTCGGCCATACTTTGAATGTAGAAAAAATAATGTGATGGTCGGCAGAGTTTTTGTTAACCGAATGCAAGATGCAAATGGTCAATGACGTCGCTGGGCAGCATGGAGTAGGCGCCCAAATCTTTTCGAGTCAGGCGACCGGCCTTTTGGTGGAGTAATGCGCCTAGTACTGCGGCGTCGCCAGTGGTAAGGCCTTGCGCCAAAAGTGATGCGATAATGCCTGTGAGAACGTCGCCACTTCCGCCCTTGGCCATTCCAGAATTTCTGGCAGGAATGACAAAGACCTTTCCGTCGGGAAGAGCCACGTAGGTGGGGGAACCTTTCAGCAAAATGACGATGTTAAACTGCTTTGCGAAATTCCGGAGGTATTCCGGATAGAAATTCTCGTTTGTGGGCAAGGGACCGAAGTTTCTTTCCCATTCTCGCTTGTGGGGCGTGATGATGGCTTGAGTTGGCCCGCCCTGGATGCAGAAGAATGCTGAACCACAGGCGTTGATGGCGTCGGCGTCAATTACTACGGGAACGTTCAAACCAGTTAGGAATACGCGGATTGCGTCCTGGGTTTCGGGATCCGTTCCAAGGCCTGGACCTATGGCTATCGCGCTTTGGTGCTTTGCCCTTTCTTGCAACTGCAACATGTGGGATACAGAAATTATGTCACAGTTCTTGTCTCCTAAACCGCAGAAAACAGGTTCTACAAGTTTGGATTGCAAAATAGGCAAAATTGCTTTTGGTGTTGCCAACGTAACCAAGCCTGCGCCGCTGCGCAAGGCCGCCTTTGTGCAAAGGAATGCGGCTCCGGTCATGTTGCCGGAACCTGCGATAATCATGGCGGTACCCTGGGAACGTTTTTCTCCGCTTTCGTTTCGCAACGGAAGCAGTTCTGGAATAAAGCTTTCGTCTGCAAGGTAGAGATTTTCGTCAAACTTCTGTATCAGTTCCAGCGGGTAGTGGAGTTGGGCCACTTTCACCTTTCCGAAAACCTCGGATCCTTCGCTGGTGAAGGCATCAAGGCGAGGCAAGCCGAAAAGCATTGTTTCGGAAGCCTTGATACAAACCTCTCCGCGGTGATGTTCCAGCGAATCAAAACCTGTGGGCGCGTCGGCAGCCAACACGGGAATGCCCCAACTGTTGATTGCTTCGACCACTTGAGCAAAAGCAGGGCGAAGCTCGCCGGAGGTGCCGTTGCCTAGCATGCAATCAACAACGAGGTCGAAGTGGGGTGCCTTGGGCAAGTTGCCGTTTACGTAAATCAGTTTGCCGCGGTTTGCCTCGAAATCCTCAAAGGCCATGCGGGCTTCGTTCTTGAAAGTTTCAGGCTTTGCAAGAGAATAAACGGTACAGGGAATGCCTTCTTCAATAAGCCTTGTGGCAAGAACCAGGCCGTCGCCGCCGTTATTGCCTCCACCAACGAAAACAGCCACGTGGGAATGGTTCGCCTCTATAACGTCGCGGCGCCCGCCAAGAATTTCCTTGACTCGTTCAAAGAGTGCGGCGCCGGCTTCTTTCATCAGCACGTAGCCCGCTTCGATGGCGGTCATGGCCCCGGCTTCTGAACCCTCGCCATAACTTCCAAAACCGTTGTTCCTTGTGTTGAACAACTTGGTTTCGTTATCTAGGCTCCGCATTGCTGCGGCTGAAATAATTGGCGTGCACCCCCGAAAAATCATTACATGAACCAGTAGCTAACGCCCACCTTGAACTTCATCATCTTTGCACCATGCATATTGATGTATGTAAAGGCGTCTCCAGGTTCAACGTCGTCATATCCAATAGCTTTTGTGTCGGGGAACAGTTCCATGAAGCCCATGTAGAATCTTGCGTCAACGTTGAGGCCGCCGACGATATTGTAGCCAAGGCCTGCTGCGATGCCGAAGTTAAAGAAACCTTGTTCGGTGTGTTCGGTATAGCCGAGAGCGGACATAGCACCATTTGCCATTCCGCCTAATAAGGTGCTACCATCAGCCATGGGAGGAATATCAGATTCGTTGCTCAGGTTCAATACGATTTGGGGACCTGCGGTAATGTAGATCTTGTCCATGAAAAGGAGCACTGCTCGGAACATCAATGGAATTTCCAAGTCCATGGAAGTGTAGGAACGTTCTTTCTTTAGGTACTTGTGGCTGGTGCTTGTGTAGGCGAAGTTCACTTCGGGAGCGAAGTAGAGTCCCCTGGCCAGGTTCAAACGGAACATCAAGCCGGCGTCGAAACCAAAACCAGAGGGGTTTTCGTCGGTGCCGTCATTTTCTTCTTCAAAGCCATACATTTTGTCGTAATCAAAGGTTGCTTTGACGCCAGCGCCAAAACGGGAATCGTTTTTAGCGGAATCATCTGCAAAGGAAATGCCGGTGGCCAAAACCAGGCCTACCAATGCTGCAAAAATCTTCTTCATTTTTTCTCCTTAGACCCGATTTCGGGTGAACCAACATGGCTACAAGATAGCATAAAGTGGTAAAAACGAAAAAATATGAAAGAGCTGAAGACTAGGAAAAATGGTGTTTTTTCATGTTTTTTTGCAGAAAACTTATCCATAACTAAAATTTTTAACCTCAACTAACTTTTTTCGCCTATTAGCCTTGACTAATTAGCCTTGGTTAACTAAATTTAGTCTTGCCTAATTCAATTAGGCTTGTCTAAATATGGCTAGCGCGCAAATAAAGCCGTATTTAAGCAAGGTTCGAACTAAAAAGAGGTAACAATGGAAAACGAACACATTAAGCTCAGCCAGAGCTTGGAAGATTACCTGGAAATGGTGCACATGCTGCGCCTTGCCCATGGTATCGCTCGCGTAAAAGATATCGCCGCTGCTCTGCAGGTAAAAATGCCCTCCGTGGCAAAGGCCATTCTAGAATTGAAAAAGCTGGGCCTGGTCACCCAGGAACCCTATAGCGGCATTGAGCTGACTGAAGCTGGCCGCATGGCTGCCAACGATGTGCTGAATCGCCATATCCTCCTGAAAGGTTTTTTAATTCGTCTCGGTGTCTCTGAAGCTATTGCTGATAAGGACGCTTGCTGTATGGAACATATCCTGTCGGCAGAGACTCTGTCTAAAATTGAAGACTTCATGAAGCCTTCGGAAACTGTAATCACAACTGTAAAGAAGTTGAAGGTTGCAAAGGGTAACAAAAAATGAGCTGTAATTGCGGCTGTGGCTGCGACGGAAAAACAAAAAAGTGGAACGTCGAGCCGAAATTCTCTGAACTGAAGAAGGGCGACAAAGTCGAAATCGTTGGCTACAACGATGGCGATGCCCGTTACAAGTCCAAGTTGCTGTCCATGGGCCTTGTCCGTGGTGTAACTCTGGAAGTCATGCAGGTGGCACCTCTCGGTGACCCCATTGAGGTGAGTGTTCTTAGCTATCGCCTTTCCCTGCGTAAAAATGAAGCTGAAGTTCTTAAGTTGAAGAGGATCTAATGTCTCCCAAGCCGTTTACTATTGCTATTGCAGGTAACCCGAACTGTGGTAAAACTGCTCTGTTTAACGCCCTCACTGGCTCTCGTCAGCATGTGGGTAACTGGCCTGGCGTTACCGTCGAAAAGAAAGAAGGCTTTTTTGATTTAGGTGATCGCCATATTCGCGTGGTGGACCTTCCGGGTACCTACGCTCTCTTCGCCAATGCTGAAGATGAACGTGCCGCTGTTGACTTCCTCCTGACTCGCGAAGCCAACTTGATCGTGAATATTGTTGACGCTACCAATATTGAACGCAACTTGTTCCTCACTTCCCAGATTGTGGATATGCAGCAGCCTATGGTTATTGCTGTGAACATGATGGATATTGCTGAAGCTCGCGGCCTCAACATTGATTTGGAAGCTCTTTCCAAGCGCTTTGGCGTACCGGTAGTACCTCTTTCTGCTGTAAGCGAAAAGAGCATTACCAATTTCATTAGCCAGATGACCCATGTGATTTCTAGCGCCATCACCATTCCTACCGCTCTTACTTATGGCGAAAAGGTTGAAGGTGTCGTTAAGGAATTGGAGCCGGTCGTTTCTCCGGTGGCAAAGCTCTTGGATGCTGAATCCCGCTGGGTTGCCCTTATGTACTTGGGTAACGAAAAGAGCTACGCAGATAAGTTTGCAGAAGCAAAAGTAACGCTGAACAAGGCTGACATCACCGCAAAGCTGGGCGAAGAATCTGAATTCGTTTTGGCCGATGCTCGTTATAGCTTGGCTCACGAAATTGCTGGCGAAGTTCTTGTTGGTGATCGCAGCAAAAAGACATTCTCCGACAAGCTTGATTCCATCCTTTTGAATCGTTGGCTCGCCTTGCCGATTTTCTTGCTGATCATGTACCTGGTGTTCTGGGTTGCAGTGACTATCGGTAGCGCATTCATCGACTTCTTTGATATTCTCTTTGGTGCTGTTTTTGTAGACGGCCTCGGCTACTTGCTCACTGATGTAATCGGAGCACCCGCTTGGATTTCTGCAGTTCTTGCCGATGGTGTTGGCGCTGGTATTCAGACTGTGTCTACCTTTATTCCGGTGATCTTCTTCATGTTCCTCTGCCTTACCTTCTTGGAAGACTCTGGTTACATGGCTCGCGCCGCCTTCGTGGCAGACCGCTTTATGAGATTCCTGGGCCTCCCTGGTCGTGCATTCGTTCCCATGATGGTGGGCTTTGGTTGCGGCGTTCCGGGTATTATGGGTTCTCGCGTTCTTGAAAGCAAGCGTGAACGCTTCCTCACTATCTTCCTGGTTCCCTTCATGAGCTGCGGCGCTCGCCTTCCGGTGTATGCATTGTTCGCTGCTGCATTCTTTGGCACTCAGGCTGGTACTGTTGTGTTCGCCCTCTATTTGGCAGGCGTTGTCTTCGCAATCGCTTACGGCTTGTTCCTGAAGAAGTCTCTCTTCATGGGTCAATCCAGCAACTTTGTGATGGAACTTCCCAATTACCATTTCCCGAAAATCAAGTC
Proteins encoded:
- the polA gene encoding DNA polymerase I, with product MAEKTLLLLDSYALAFRMFYAYSQNPLKNSKDEDVSMMHGYWGAVLRILAKHKPTHFAIARDVAHTKTFRHELYPDYKANRGPMPEEMAAQMPLLGESLAASGIPLLSEPGYEADDVMASTAVAAAEAGFDRILIISKDKDMSQIVNDKIHLFHLEKGADGIDFGPEQVVEKYGLPPEKIRDYLALMGDASDNVPGVPKVGPKTAITLLEEYGDMDNIYANIDNIKKKGLHDNLANNREQAFLSRELVTLQTKRAFSGNLDALEYNGIHVDTLAEMFKEHEINSLLRLLENIPSKTGFVKSEGSDSASAVDGAAAEVVSADFDLPKDVPPTYICVDSNEIFEQMKAEFAASNLIGVDTETDGLDPMQCNIVGLCLAAADPTEDSAENSAATVSKGYYIPLNHTDEIGFPLPAGKNGNFDVNLVKNWFIEFWDEKHTFVFHNAKFDLHVLARAFGLTIAQIEKANIVDTLIAAWMLSPGATGLGLDNMVMQKLQHEMIPIENLIGRGKSQITFNRTRVPEATEYGAEDAVYTLRLWAPLQKELQKLDYEKYFFNQEMPLLKVLFQMESEGIAIDVPTLKRLEQELQRRIENLEKEICDMAGCEFNIGSPKQLGEVLFDTLGLPEIKKRSTDAAVLEELSFKTAHPIVFSIIEYRELKKMQSTYISVLPTLVNPETKRIHTSFIQWGTATGRLSSRDPNLQNIPVRSDLGKKIRAAFVPQNPDNVILAVDYSQIELRMLAHLSGDQALIDSYKNGIDIHARTAAAIYGVPLENVTSDMRRDAKVVNFGVLYGMTAFRLSRDLKIPMGQAKDFITGYFDMYQGVQDFIESTKATAHRDGYVETLTGRRRYIAGIDSSDRMESQMAERMAVNTPVQGSAADLIKIAMIRIQKHINDEQLPLRMMLQVHDELVFECPKDRVEELSAMVKSEMENAMQLQVPLVASVGFGENWLIAH
- a CDS encoding NAD(P)H-hydrate dehydratase, translating into MRSLDNETKLFNTRNNGFGSYGEGSEAGAMTAIEAGYVLMKEAGAALFERVKEILGGRRDVIEANHSHVAVFVGGGNNGGDGLVLATRLIEEGIPCTVYSLAKPETFKNEARMAFEDFEANRGKLIYVNGNLPKAPHFDLVVDCMLGNGTSGELRPAFAQVVEAINSWGIPVLAADAPTGFDSLEHHRGEVCIKASETMLFGLPRLDAFTSEGSEVFGKVKVAQLHYPLELIQKFDENLYLADESFIPELLPLRNESGEKRSQGTAMIIAGSGNMTGAAFLCTKAALRSGAGLVTLATPKAILPILQSKLVEPVFCGLGDKNCDIISVSHMLQLQERAKHQSAIAIGPGLGTDPETQDAIRVFLTGLNVPVVIDADAINACGSAFFCIQGGPTQAIITPHKREWERNFGPLPTNENFYPEYLRNFAKQFNIVILLKGSPTYVALPDGKVFVIPARNSGMAKGGSGDVLTGIIASLLAQGLTTGDAAVLGALLHQKAGRLTRKDLGAYSMLPSDVIDHLHLAFG
- a CDS encoding PorT family protein, encoding MKKIFAALVGLVLATGISFADDSAKNDSRFGAGVKATFDYDKMYGFEEENDGTDENPSGFGFDAGLMFRLNLARGLYFAPEVNFAYTSTSHKYLKKERSYTSMDLEIPLMFRAVLLFMDKIYITAGPQIVLNLSNESDIPPMADGSTLLGGMANGAMSALGYTEHTEQGFFNFGIAAGLGYNIVGGLNVDARFYMGFMELFPDTKAIGYDDVEPGDAFTYINMHGAKMMKFKVGVSYWFM
- a CDS encoding DtxR family transcriptional regulator, which codes for MENEHIKLSQSLEDYLEMVHMLRLAHGIARVKDIAAALQVKMPSVAKAILELKKLGLVTQEPYSGIELTEAGRMAANDVLNRHILLKGFLIRLGVSEAIADKDACCMEHILSAETLSKIEDFMKPSETVITTVKKLKVAKGNKK
- a CDS encoding ferrous iron transport protein A, encoding MSCNCGCGCDGKTKKWNVEPKFSELKKGDKVEIVGYNDGDARYKSKLLSMGLVRGVTLEVMQVAPLGDPIEVSVLSYRLSLRKNEAEVLKLKRI
- the feoB gene encoding ferrous iron transport protein B: MSPKPFTIAIAGNPNCGKTALFNALTGSRQHVGNWPGVTVEKKEGFFDLGDRHIRVVDLPGTYALFANAEDERAAVDFLLTREANLIVNIVDATNIERNLFLTSQIVDMQQPMVIAVNMMDIAEARGLNIDLEALSKRFGVPVVPLSAVSEKSITNFISQMTHVISSAITIPTALTYGEKVEGVVKELEPVVSPVAKLLDAESRWVALMYLGNEKSYADKFAEAKVTLNKADITAKLGEESEFVLADARYSLAHEIAGEVLVGDRSKKTFSDKLDSILLNRWLALPIFLLIMYLVFWVAVTIGSAFIDFFDILFGAVFVDGLGYLLTDVIGAPAWISAVLADGVGAGIQTVSTFIPVIFFMFLCLTFLEDSGYMARAAFVADRFMRFLGLPGRAFVPMMVGFGCGVPGIMGSRVLESKRERFLTIFLVPFMSCGARLPVYALFAAAFFGTQAGTVVFALYLAGVVFAIAYGLFLKKSLFMGQSSNFVMELPNYHFPKIKSLLIHSWLKLKDYVIRAGKVITVAVAILGFLNAFGIVDKLYTDIDGKKTEIVKTEEGYSMMKETEEGKTEEVALPEGFVVDESKIVTESEFTTGNGDSENSLLSVIGKAITPVFEPFGVEEDNWPASVSLFTGLLAKEAVIGTMNSLYSMAPKSDAVEASKAEPAAPSEAAEIVAEEAPAPESVPVAAADSAAPVAETAAETIAATDSAVAPVADSATAEAAVETAAAEPVAEAPAEEEKPLIAGVDECPA